The region aaataaaggcaaaagaccCTAAATAATCTTTTAGAATTATACAAATAATAAAACCCTGTCTGCATTTAAACATGAGTATGTGAACATCAGGGACATCATGGATTTTTAGCACCTCCAAGAAGCTATTCATTGGAACTACACCTGCTCAGTAAAACTACCAGTATTACAGACATGACTGTTTTTCCACAGATTCTCCATGAGAGCTGTTGTAGACGGTAAACCTTGTCCTCAAGGAGAAGGGAAGACCAAGAAGGACGCAAAGCAGGATGCAGCTAAAAGTGCCCTGGCATGCTTGATGGAAGAGGACACTCAGATCACCAACAACGCAGTAAGATTCCTCTTTTTATCTTGTGAAAAATCACTAGATTAGTTTATAAAGGGGCTAAATGCATCTCTCCACCAAAGGGTTTAAAGGGAGACTTCAAGAAAATTGTGGCCAAAATgagaatgtatttttttttaaccctgcaAAATAGAAATGCTTTGTATATGTTTAAACACTTATTACCATAAATTTGGTTTTACAGAAAGTATTCTAGTCAGTCCGTATTCAGTAGAGTCACCTTttgctgcagtcacagcactgagtctgtgtggataggtctaaaCAGTGCTGGGAAGAGAATTTGGCATTACTTTAAAGAACTCCGTTTTCCCTTTGACTAAAGAGGTTTCTGCttgtagtaaaaaaaatggccaaattatattgcccatgattgatttataaaattgataaaagggtgaaaagatGCAGACTTTGGCCATTTCCTTCCAttaaaagtggtgattttgaaGATAAGAGGTTATGACCCAACAACAGTGATCTCTATGGCACTCTACCGTCCATCCATTACCTACCGTAAATCACTTATCACACTCAGGGTCGTGGCAGGGCTGGGCTGGAACCCAGCAGTGATCGGATGAGGGGCGAAGAACACCCTTGGGTGGTTGCCAGTCAGTCACAAGGCTGGTACAACTGTATTTTATATTAGTGATGCATTTTGGGTAATAAATACTAAATGGCTGCACTTTAGTACATGCATCCAGTGGCCATTTTTGGGCCTGAGGCAAATTCCGGTACAGGACCCTCCATATCTGTTGTTCACCCATTGTTTATGTAAGAAAGTCCagacaaaaacagtgaaatctTGTACAAATACTCGTTCATAAACAAAATGATCTCTGTGGAAAAGCTCTAACCACTCCTAATTACTGCTCCTCTGTGCAGCCGCTATAGCACTCCTCACTTCTTTAAATGTCTcacactttcatttttttttttgacttttgcttcttttctcaCAGACAGTAAATACAGCAAACACTTCTACTGCAGCAGTTCTCCAGAGTCCCAGAAACCTGAACTACATCTGCTGGCTGAACGAGTACGGTCAGAAGAACTGGCTGTCTGTTCGGGCTGTGGAGTCAATGGGAGTGGgagccaattttgccactcagTAAGTCTCCTAATCGTGTCTTGAGCCATCATTTAAAGAACGTCCACTAACATTTGTGTGCTGTCAGATGCTGTTACTTCATGGTTGGTGATAAAGAGTATCCAGCCGCCAGCGGGGCCACAAAGAGGGAGGCTAAAGAGAAGGCAGCCAAGATCGTTCACGATGAGATATCTGGTATCAGAAACACAGAGGTGAGTTCTACAAACTGTGTCAGGGATGTATTATTgaacatcacagtcagacttCCTAGAAATGTCAGAGTGTTCCTAGAATTGGTCTCTTCTTCTTTAGGTTTCTTTTTGGCTTTGGGTGTGTTCTTAGAGCGATCACTcactttatatttgttttttagatGCTGACCACATCAACAGTACCTACAGATGGAGCCTCACCAAAGTTGTCGGCACGATCAGCTCCACGGTAAAACATGATGCATCACACAGGAAAGGACAGCAtgtcataaacattaaaatatctgTACTCATGTCTCTTCTTGTATCATTTCAGTGAAAAATCATCACAGAGCACGACAACAAGCTCGAGTGAGCGGGTGGTTTTCAAGGATTCAAACTCTTCCGGGGCTCAGGTGAGGTCTTTCAACATCATTGGAATTTTCCACACTTGCTGATATCCACACTTATGATTAAAGCCTGCAGCAGAATTGTTACACCAAGATAGGACATTTTGGGATCCATATTTGTGGATaaacatgacattaaaaaagtggtgtaaatgtAACAAATCAAAGCTccatttattctgaaataatGCTATCATTAGTGTTGTAGTATTCAagaatggtcttggtcttgagaccggtctcaagaccacactttgaatgtcttggtcttgtcttggactcAAGACCTTTTTTActcggtcttgtctcagtctcagcctGGCCGGACTCTGGATTTTCCATGAAGACCAGTccagaccagcactgatctgctaggagaagcacttgctaaaacaacaaacagctacACCAGCAAAAACTCGGTCCATCTTGTTTCTAGTCAGAAAtccctctgaacacttactttaggcctcctttacctgacaaatctagataaacatctcattttcagatatttaaaataattctggacttgtcagtggcttttaaatacatacaaggatttattttttactagaatttttaaaacaaatttcttacgatttgagatttttgcatgttgtgctttgaaagggTTGCAGACAcctcttttttatctttattgtcaaatttatcaaaaagaaaacttaaattaGAGAGAGAATgttctttaactgttcaaccttgtcatggttttttaaattgattttaatggTCTTGGTCTTAACTCGGTCTCAACCCCCAGGTCTTGTCCTGGtcttgggcaagtcttggtcttggatatTGTGGTGTTGAGTACAACACGGTTATTATACTTacctttaacaaaaaaagacaacaaaattgTAAATCATGGACACTAAAATAAAGACAAGGCtccaaaccaggaaccttcttattgtgaggcaacagcgcttgTCCAAAACCCATCTAACATTTTCTGAACTAATGCAAAGTGACATTTTTTGTTGCAGATGTCCTCCAGGTTGTCTGAATATGGAGCAtcaagcaggtaaaaaaaattcagcttcagtctaaacattttttgatttaaaaagattgTTGTTGTCAATAATAAAACGCTTTATTAATTGTTTCCTTCAGGGAGTGTTCTTCATCATCACCAAGTATGCAGCAATATAATTACAGCTCTGGAGTGTTCACTAATTCACCCAGCACTTCTATGGATGAGGTTTGTACTTCCAATCCCATCTTACAGGGGTATCAATAAATGAATCTATGTTTGAGAGATGTATAGAGAGTGAGGATCGAAATGTAGGAAGAcatagaaagagagaagaggaagatgcagagaagcaggaaaaggAGATGCAAAAAGAGAAGGGGATTCAGGAAGAGATAGAGGtcaatgcagaaagaaagatgaAGGAAGATGCAGGCCTGGAGTGGCTGATCTGGAGAACTGGGATAATTCCTGATGGATCAGGCTGCTTTTAGGGCCACTGGCAGGGATAGTAGATGGATCATACAAGTTGTAATCCAAGGGATGGACTCAAGCACCCATTGTTTAAGTAGCTTTTCTCTTCGGATTCAGGATGTTTGAGGCGCAGGggcaaaaatattcaaaaaacaaagGACACCTACTGTGTGCAGTGGAGTGCCATCATTTAAATCATTGCTAAAGATTTACAGAGAAATAATTAGAAATCCTAGATAAGATCgaacatttttattatgattataaCCACCACACCTccgtaaaaaaaaacagactaattaAAGCTCATGGCACTGAAGTGCGTTATCTCCACTGTTGAACATGTGGTTCACCCACTGAGAGGACATCTTGTGGGGGATcctctgattcttggggggaatTGTGGACcagccagggacacatatttttgttagaaaagcctgaaaaagtgtattttgcataatatgtgacctttgaaAGGCACCAatgagggcactttgtcaaattttgccaatttagtGGGCACTTAAGAGgtaatttgtcatattttattgtacCCAAATTGAGCACTTTGGCAAATGttgtcactttttgtgtttatttaccAAAAGGGAATACAAGAGCATTCTTCTGTGTTGATTTGTTCAAACACTAGGGCACCCGAGGGGATCCAGGTAATAGATTTGCTTGTGTTATTCAATATAAATGTGCTAATTTAGCATTTGCTCATGATTTTATCTCTTCAGATTAACCATCGTCTTGAAAGGTGCACCCTTGACACTCCACAAAAAAAGACTCAGAATGGGACATCAACCACATCAAAGTAAGGGAAATATACAAATTTGCAGAATTTGACCTTTTTACACTCACATGATTGAAACATTCTGTGAAACAGTAAGACATTGCATTGCTTTACTTTCGTACAGGTTTACCACAGACTTTGACTCCATCGAGAATATTAGCAGTGGATTCTACGGttgtgttttcagagtgagagatAAATTAGAAGACAAGAATTTTGCTGTGAAGATTGTCTGTTCTGGGGGGTAAGTGTGCAGAAAGAAGCCTGTAGTTTCCCGTGTAGCATTTGTGTTTGTTATTCTCAGTTTGTCTAATTTACTCCTGATCAGGAGATCTCTCCGAGAAGTGCGTACTTTATCTGACCTCCAACACCAGAACGTTGTGAGATACTACACATGTTGGGAGGAGGATGAAGGATATCACTGGGACACTTTAGTCGGCATATACCGCTCTCCCCAGTAAGTTCAAAGTACTAAACACCCtaaatagttttcttttttttttcaagtttaaagacAGTTATGTGATGTTTATATTTGCAGGTCCATCAACACCTCGCCTCCAAAGTTCCTCTACATTAAGATGGAGCTATGTGACACCAAAACCCTTGAAAACTGGATTCGAGAGAAGAACGATCAGTCTCTGCCAGACtgtaagagaagagaagaaagcCTCAGCATTGCTCTACAGTTATTCAGTGGAGTCGAGTACATTCACTCCATGAACCACATCCACAGAGACCTGAAGGTACAATCAAAAACTTCACTGTTCAAAGCTGGTAttcctgaatgaatgaatgaatgaatgaatgaatgaatgattgaatgaatgaatgaaggcTGGGTTTTATAGTCCATTTATCAGTTTGAAGGTCCAAGTACACTGCTACAAAGCTAAGACTACAGGATTTTCACCTTGTTTACTAGGGGTGTTACGGTACGGAAAAATTTTGGTTCGGTACATACCCCGGTTTTGAATTCACAGTTCGGTATGTTTTTGGTACGgtaattaaagtgaataaatgatagaatttattattattatttgttttattaaattgtataaaataaataggctgcataaattacatttaaatgattaataatgctgcaatctccttccaaaaggtcttcaataaataaaaatattagtaAACTATTactaaacaaatacatttttgaattactaggttactttaaccctttatctacTGAGCCGgcgccggcgctgtgttttatatgtccggagtattattaccgtaactctgtcaaagtttgtccgatcagaaaaattccaacagcattggaaagctgagaattgtgggcatgcgcacatatatggttcattataGTGCTTGCAGCCATACCAGAAGTATTGCGAGACCGCTGcatggattctcaacactgtaactcctcaaaagttttctcaatctaaaaaaaatccaatgctgacagagagctgagaatctgtgctttccggcaatatatgatgtgtggtatatatatattacagtaatgtcgaacagcaccgcgaaaacgacagctttggcagaagacaagtgagaaaaggagagtgaaggaagagagtaaaaggagagcgagcgagagtggtgttttgttttttaaaaaaatagcgttagatagtggcatttgtgcgtgtctgtcatgtgcaacaacaatatgttacttgagaatgttgagaatgcatttttccatctttatttgcactaattgtcacctatgtatatagttatcttttgcactgtgttttgcacacccagagtcctagactcaaaaaatgactggtggttgttctaaacatgtaaaggttcacatttcaaatgtcaaatcaaaacttcatgagcaataacacaATTTCTTCTcaaaaaagccatgaaaaacaaatcagtttttgtgtttttcttgttttaaactgctgacaattccatataatgtgcaataatcattaaccagatgttgaaaagtcaagttcaagtactcctgcgaaaagggaccaaagctctcagacttagggcatttcctgactattttacagccataataacaaaagatgtccaaatcgccatttttagtctcagtaggtaaagggttaattgatatattgacatatttatatccgttctttaaacactaaaatttcctgGCCAACTTGAACGCATGATCTTATTACCGTAAGTTAGCGTATTAAGTATGTTACTTAGCATCTATGCTGCcaatttcaacacggacttcagaACTAATATCTGGGAATATTCCAGAATATTCCAGATTCCTGAACTGGACACtgttatctgggaatattcaggctgttgctgtcgtttgctgtggttgtgtggttgccaggacagtttgacagtgagttgttctctggttttctgtctgtgtatgagcttcatTCCACATGTATCCATATCCATACATGTCTGTACCGTAGCAAGAGGCCCATACACCACGAATACATGTATCTTTACACCCCTATTGTTTGCATTTGCTCTGGTTCCACTTATCTTTCATGTGCAGTATTTTGCAAACGGCAAGTGTTTTGTAGCtttgctcaagctctgtcaggttgcccAAAGATccagtgtgaacagcccttttcaagtccatccACTAATCctctcttggattgaggtctgggctttgattcggccactccagaacattccccttgtagTCTTTAAACCATTCCTGTGTTGCTTTCTCTGTATGTTTCGAGTCATCGCCCTACTGGAaagtaaatcttctcccaagcagtAGTTCTCTTGCGGAACaagattgtcctctaggattttcccatatttaccctctacctttacaagccttccagggccggctgctgagaagcatccccacagcatgatgctgccaccaccatgctccacagcggggatggtgtgtttgtggtgattttcagtgtttaccgtcttgtttgatggccaaaaagctccagtttggtcacatcagaccaaagaactttctttcacttgaccatggagtcttccacagTCTTTCTgctgaactctagtccagattgaatctgagttttcttcaacaatgtctttctctttaccactctcctgta is a window of Cheilinus undulatus linkage group 6, ASM1832078v1, whole genome shotgun sequence DNA encoding:
- the LOC121510797 gene encoding interferon-induced, double-stranded RNA-activated protein kinase-like, which translates into the protein MDAGNFVARLNEYAQKNKILLSYDFLGSDGPDHNKTFSMRAVVDGKPCPQGEGKTKKDAKQDAAKSALACLMEEDTQITNNATVNTANTSTAAVLQSPRNLNYICWLNEYGQKNWLSVRAVESMGVGANFATQCCYFMVGDKEYPAASGATKREAKEKAAKIVHDEISGIRNTEMLTTSTVPTDGASPKLSARSAPREKSSQSTTTSSSERVVFKDSNSSGAQMSSRLSEYGASSRECSSSSPSMQQYNYSSGVFTNSPSTSMDEINHRLERCTLDTPQKKTQNGTSTTSKFTTDFDSIENISSGFYGCVFRVRDKLEDKNFAVKIVCSGGRSLREVRTLSDLQHQNVVRYYTCWEEDEGYHWDTLVGIYRSPQSINTSPPKFLYIKMELCDTKTLENWIREKNDQSLPDCKRREESLSIALQLFSGVEYIHSMNHIHRDLKPANILFGIDRRRRKLKIGDFGLVTRDDASMDRTVGQGTPNYMAPEQKTGRNYDRKVDIFSLGLIYLELLWKLSTGMERAKVFEDARQQKFPSEFPQRFFEEMEIIKSMLCERPEGRPEASSVRAQLETMAQAIKAQRTV